A genomic window from Salvia splendens isolate huo1 chromosome 11, SspV2, whole genome shotgun sequence includes:
- the LOC121754344 gene encoding 60S ribosomal protein L6, mitochondrial-like, which yields MEAKFFRFLKIVGVGFKARAEAEGRLLYLKLGYSHEVELAVPPAVRVFCFKNNVVCCTGIDKDRVHQFAAAVRSCKPPEVYKGKGIMYIDEVIKKKEGKRSK from the coding sequence ATGGAGGCCAAGTTCTTCCGCTTTCTTAAGATTGTCGGAGTCGGTTTCAAAGCTAGAGCAGAGGCCGAAGGGCGTCTCCTGTACCTAAAACTTGGTTATAGCCATGAGGTGGAATTGGCAGTGCCTCCTGCAGTTCGTGTATTCTGCTTCAAAAACAACGTAGTATGCTGCACTGGGATTGACAAGGATAGGGTGCATCAATTTGCTGCTGCTGTTCGGAGTTGCAAGCCTCCTGAGGTTTACAAAGGCAAAGGTATTATGTACATCGATGAGGTCATAAAGAAAAAGGAGGGGAAGAGATCAAAATAA
- the LOC121756177 gene encoding abscisic acid receptor PYR1-like produces MEPIEGAIPTTEQPASESTAESHHVAVPPGLTPEEFEDLKPAVAEFHNYRVNAGQCSSILAQRVHAPPQEVWSIVRRFDKPQTYKHFIKSCSVREGFTVRVGELRDVAVISGLPAATSTERLDILDDERRVTGFSIIGGDHRLRNYRSVTSVHELPGGNSTIVLESYAVDVPEGNTEEDTRLFADTVVKLNLQKLASVAEARATTD; encoded by the coding sequence ATGGAGCCAATCGAAGGTGCGATTCCAACAACGGAACAGCCAGCATCAGAATCAACTGCGGAATCGCACCACGTAGCAGTTCCTCCGGGGCTAACACCGGAGGAGTTCGAGGATCTCAAGCCCGCGGTGGCGGAATTCCACAATTACAGGGTCAACGCCGGCCAGTGCTCCTCCATACTCGCGCAGCGCGTCCACGCGCCTCCGCAGGAAGTCTGGTCCATCGTCCGCCGCTTCGACAAGCCGCAGACGTACAAGCACTTCATCAAGAGCTGCAGCGTGCGGGAGGGCTTCACCGTGCGCGTCGGCGAGCTGCGCGATGTCGCCGTCATATCGGGGCTGCCGGCGGCCACCAGCACCGAGCGCCTCGACATCCTCGATGACGAGCGGCGCGTGACCGGATTCAGCATCATCGGCGGGGACCACCGCCTCAGGAACTACCGCTCGGTGACATCCGTGCACGAGCTCCCCGGCGGAAACTCCACCATCGTGCTGGAGTCGTACGCGGTGGACGTGCCGGAGGGGAACACGGAGGAGGACACGCGCCTCTTCGCCGACACGGTCGTGAAGCTCAACCTCCAGAAGCTCGCCTCCGTCGCCGAAGCTAGGGCTACAACGGATTGA
- the LOC121756441 gene encoding acetylornithine deacetylase-like, producing the protein MATLKQTLGDLNKESFVGLLSKLIGESKFVQNNPPELIPEEDRIVNHVLNVLRPYSTATGGPLRINHVTYKPNRGNLIVEYPGTQPGKILSFVGMHMDVVTANPSDWDFDPFSLGIDGDMLKGRGTTDCLGHVALVAELMRRLAETKPQLKSTVVAVFIASEENSSIPGVGVDALVKDGLLNNLKQGPLFWIDTADKQPCIGTGGMIPWKLHATGKLFHSGLAHKAINPLELAMEALKVIQSRFYEDFPPHPKEKVYGFATPSTMKPTQWFYPGGGINQIPAECTVSGDVRLTPFYSVTDVIKKLEAYAEDLNTNIEKLGTRGPVSKYVLPDENLRGRLAITFDEALSGVACNLDSRGFHVLCKATEEVVGHVKPYSITGSLPLIRELQEEGFDVQTAGYGLMATYHAKNEYCLFSDMAQGYRVFASIITQLEE; encoded by the exons ATGGCAACCTTAAAGCAGACTCTAGGAGACCTAAACAAGGAGTCGTTCGTGGGGCTTCTTTCCAAGCTGATCGGCGAGTCCAAGTTCGTGCAGAACAACCCGCCGGAGCTCATCCCGGAGGAGGACAGGATTGTCAATCATGTACTCAATGTCCTCCGTCCCTACAGCACCGCCACCGGCGGACCCCTCCGCATCAACCACGTCACCTATAAGCCCAACCGCGGAAATCTCATCGTCGAGTATCCCGGCACTCAGCCCGGAAAAATCCTCTCCTTCGTTGGAATGCACATGGACGTCGTCACCGCCAACCCTTCTGATTGg GATTTTGATCCTTTTAGTTTGGGTATCGATGGTGACATGCTTAAAGGGCGTGGAACTACTGATTGTTTGGGGCATGTCGCCTTGGTGGCTGAATTGATGAGGAGACTGGCTGAAACAAAGCCTCAGTTGAAGTCTACTGTTGTTGCTGTCTTTATTGCCAGTGAAGAGAATTCATCCATACCTGGAGTAGGGGTCGATGCGTTGGTGAAGGATGGATTGCTCAACAACTTGAAGCAGGGGCCTCT GTTTTGGATTGATACTGCAGATAAACAGCCTTGCATCGGAACTGGGGGTATGATACCGTGGAAGCTTCATGCTACTGGAAAGCTATTTCACAGTGGTCTAGCCCACAAG GCTATTAACCCCTTGGAGCTAGCCATGGAAGCATTAAAAGTCATACAATCACGTTTCTATGAAGACTTTCCACCCCATCCAAAGGAGAAAGTATATGGATTTGCAACACCATCAACCATGAAACCAACTCAGTGGTTTT ATCCAGGAGGTGGAATCAATCAAATTCCAGCCGAGTGTACGGTTTCCGGAGATGTTAG ATTGACACCATTTTATAG TGTAACTGATGTAATCAAGAAGCTCGAGGCATATGCTGAAGACCTGAATACAAACATAGAAAAACTGGGTACACGAGGCCCTGTTTCTAAATATGTTTTACCAGATGAGAACCTCAGGGGAAG GTTGGCTATTACCTTTGATGAAGCATTGTCTGGAGTGGCTTGCAATCTTGACTCTCGGGGCTTCCATGTCCTATGCAAAGCTACTGAAGAGGTGGTTGGTCATGTAAAACCCTATTCTATCACGGGTAGTTTGCCTCTTATACGCGAGTTGCAG GAGGAGGGTTTTGATGTGCAAACCGCCGGCTATG GCTTAATGGCTACGTATCATGCGAAGAATGAGTATTGCCTTTTCTCCGACATGGCCCAAGGCTACCGGGTCTTTGCTAGCATCATTACGCAGTTGGAAGAGTGA